The following proteins are encoded in a genomic region of Nitratireductor sp. GISD-1A_MAKvit:
- a CDS encoding ribonucleoside-diphosphate reductase subunit alpha — MPATEVQHTKGTASVPHSTTNTETASLEPGYRVIRRNGGVTPFDPAKIEVALTKAFLAVEGSTAAGSRRVHEIVEELAGQVVSALTRRADTGRVFHIEEIQDQVELALMRGEHHRVARAYVLYREERARERAAETASVEVTTSALQMTLDDGTLVPLDEARLAEIVHEACTGLEAVSAEPILTETRRNLYDGIRQDELSLAPILAARTLVEQEPDYAFVSARLLLDRLRREALTFVSGRHEQATQAEMAERYASYFPDFVAKGVASELIDPELARFDLARLGAALRPERDLNFQFLGLQTLYDRYFLHAGGIRFELPQAFFMRVAMGLAVHEIDREARAIEFYDLLSSFDFMASTPTLFNSGTLRPQLSSCFLTTVADDLDGIFKAVKDNALLAKYSGGLGNDWTPVRGLGAHIKGTNGESQGVVPFLKVANDTAIAVNQGGKRKGAVCAYLETWHIDIEEFLDLRKNTGDDRRRTHDMNTANWVPDLFMERVEADGPWTLFSPDETPDLHDLYGEAFRKAYEAYEAKAVAGELRVFKTVRAVDLWRRMLTMLFETGHPWVTFKDPCNIRSPQGHVGVVHSSNLCTEITLNTSKDEVAVCNLGSVNLVNHIADGALDLARLARTVGTAMRMLDNVIDINFYTIPEARHSNLRHRPVGLGLMGFQDALQKLRIPYQSDKAVAFADMSMEAISHHAIAASVELAAERGRYASFDGSLWSKGILPIDSIRLLEEARPGVEMDSAATRDWESLRKRVKKVGMRNSNCMAIAPTATISNICGVSQSIEPAYQNLFVKSNMSGDFTVVNAALIHDLKARGLWDEVMMSDLKYFDGSVGQIDRVPDDLKALYATAFEIDSAWLIEAASRRQKWIDQAQSLNLYIANPSGRKLDELYRLAWRKGLKTTYYLRSRSATHVEKSTLKGTDGKLNAVSAASGSAAPISIDPNAAWGKACAIDDPECEACQ, encoded by the coding sequence ATGCCGGCGACTGAAGTACAACACACCAAAGGGACCGCCTCGGTTCCGCATTCCACCACAAACACCGAAACCGCATCGTTGGAACCGGGGTATCGGGTCATCCGTCGCAACGGCGGTGTCACGCCGTTCGATCCCGCCAAGATCGAGGTCGCATTGACCAAGGCATTTCTGGCGGTTGAGGGTTCCACCGCCGCCGGTTCGCGCCGCGTCCATGAAATTGTCGAGGAGCTTGCGGGACAGGTCGTGTCCGCGCTCACGCGGCGTGCCGATACCGGGCGGGTCTTTCACATCGAGGAAATTCAGGATCAGGTCGAACTCGCCCTGATGCGTGGCGAGCATCACCGTGTGGCCCGTGCCTATGTGCTCTATCGCGAGGAGCGCGCCCGCGAGCGCGCCGCCGAGACGGCCAGTGTGGAAGTCACCACATCCGCCCTGCAAATGACGCTGGATGATGGGACGCTGGTTCCGCTGGATGAGGCCCGCCTTGCGGAAATCGTTCATGAAGCCTGTACCGGCCTCGAGGCCGTTTCCGCAGAACCGATCCTCACGGAAACCCGCCGCAATCTCTATGACGGCATCCGCCAGGATGAGCTGTCGCTTGCGCCGATCCTTGCCGCGCGCACGCTGGTGGAGCAGGAACCCGATTACGCATTCGTTTCCGCGCGTCTTCTGCTCGACAGATTGCGGCGTGAGGCGCTGACCTTTGTTTCCGGCAGACACGAGCAGGCCACCCAGGCTGAAATGGCGGAGCGCTACGCAAGCTACTTCCCCGATTTTGTGGCCAAGGGTGTTGCCAGTGAACTCATCGATCCCGAACTTGCCCGTTTCGATCTGGCGCGCCTTGGCGCTGCATTGAGGCCCGAGCGTGATCTGAACTTCCAGTTCCTGGGCCTGCAGACGCTTTACGACCGTTATTTCCTGCACGCCGGGGGCATCCGCTTCGAGCTGCCGCAGGCGTTCTTCATGCGCGTCGCCATGGGGCTTGCCGTGCACGAAATCGACCGTGAGGCGCGTGCCATCGAATTCTACGATCTCCTGTCGTCCTTCGACTTCATGGCGTCCACGCCCACCCTCTTCAATTCAGGCACGCTGCGCCCACAGCTTTCTTCCTGCTTCCTCACCACGGTGGCAGATGATCTCGACGGCATTTTCAAGGCGGTGAAGGACAATGCACTGCTTGCCAAATATTCCGGCGGGCTCGGCAATGACTGGACGCCGGTGCGCGGTCTCGGCGCGCATATCAAGGGCACCAATGGCGAGAGCCAGGGCGTCGTGCCGTTCCTCAAGGTCGCCAACGACACGGCCATCGCCGTCAATCAGGGTGGCAAGCGAAAGGGCGCCGTCTGCGCCTATCTGGAGACCTGGCACATCGACATCGAGGAGTTCCTCGACCTGCGCAAGAACACGGGCGATGACCGCCGCCGCACGCACGATATGAACACGGCCAATTGGGTGCCGGACCTGTTCATGGAGCGCGTCGAGGCGGACGGGCCGTGGACGCTGTTTTCGCCTGATGAAACGCCCGACCTGCACGACCTTTATGGCGAGGCGTTCCGCAAGGCCTATGAAGCCTACGAAGCAAAGGCGGTAGCTGGTGAACTGCGCGTCTTCAAGACCGTGCGTGCGGTCGATCTGTGGCGGCGCATGCTCACCATGCTGTTCGAAACCGGGCATCCCTGGGTCACCTTCAAGGACCCGTGCAACATCCGTTCCCCGCAGGGCCATGTGGGCGTCGTTCACTCATCAAACCTGTGTACGGAAATCACCCTCAACACCTCGAAGGACGAGGTGGCCGTCTGCAATCTGGGTTCCGTGAACCTCGTCAACCACATCGCCGATGGCGCACTCGATCTGGCGCGGCTGGCACGCACGGTCGGCACCGCCATGCGCATGCTCGACAATGTCATCGACATCAATTTCTACACCATTCCGGAGGCACGCCATTCCAATCTCAGGCATCGCCCGGTCGGCCTCGGTCTGATGGGCTTTCAGGACGCCTTGCAGAAGCTGCGCATACCCTACCAGAGCGATAAGGCCGTGGCCTTTGCGGATATGAGCATGGAGGCGATCAGCCATCATGCGATTGCGGCCTCGGTGGAACTCGCCGCCGAGCGCGGGCGCTACGCCAGCTTCGACGGTTCGCTCTGGTCGAAAGGCATCCTGCCGATCGATTCCATCCGGCTTCTGGAAGAGGCGCGGCCGGGCGTCGAGATGGACAGTGCCGCAACGCGCGACTGGGAGAGCCTGCGCAAGCGGGTGAAGAAGGTCGGCATGCGAAATTCCAACTGCATGGCCATCGCGCCCACCGCCACCATCTCCAACATTTGCGGCGTTTCGCAGTCCATCGAGCCCGCCTATCAGAACCTGTTCGTCAAATCGAACATGTCGGGCGATTTCACCGTGGTGAACGCGGCGCTGATCCACGATCTGAAAGCGCGCGGCCTGTGGGACGAGGTCATGATGTCCGATCTCAAATATTTCGATGGGTCCGTGGGGCAGATCGACCGCGTGCCGGATGACCTGAAGGCACTCTACGCAACCGCGTTCGAGATCGATTCCGCCTGGCTGATCGAAGCCGCCTCGCGCCGCCAGAAATGGATCGATCAGGCCCAGTCGCTCAATCTCTACATCGCCAATCCGAGCGGCAGAAAGCTGGACGAGCTTTACCGGCTGGCATGGCGAAAGGGCCTGAAGACGACCTATTACCTGCGCTCGCGCTCGGCCACCCATGTGGAAAAATCCACGCTGAAGGGCACCGATGGCAAGCTCAACGCCGTCTCCGCCGCAAGCGGTTCGGCCGCGCCCATCTCCATCGATCCGAACGCCGCGTGGGGCAAAGCCTGCGCCATCGACGATCCCGAGTGCGAGGCCTGCCAGTAG